ttaattatctctGCAGTGAgacattatttaacattacgatctagcccaacttaagactaataagtaattttagtcTAACCTAGTTTACTAATAATAGGAGGATATTTAACCTAAGAAAGTGCCCAATAATAGTATCTATTAAGGTACTGTTCGCGCTTCTAGCTCATATTGTATCAACTTACCACTGTTATACCACATAATGCTTACTAAACTTAGcacaattaaaaataggtaacgttacaaaatttataacaatctaATTTTTCACACAAATATGTTATATCTTTTCATACTATCTCACATTCAAAGTCAATTTATGAATCTACTGCACTGATTTTATAGATCAAAGCATTTCATAAACACCATTTCAATTTCATACTAACCTGTTACAGAATGAACCGTTATCTTAAAGTCGCCGAAGAAAAAAGATGCCAGTGCCGACAAAACGCCGCAAATAATTGCAAAACATTGAAGCCAAAAGTGTTCGAATGGTCGGTGAGGCAGTCTCAATACGGCGGTGGAACCAGCCAGTTTATGCAGAGCCAGAATACCCGAAGGCATGCACAGTTGCAACTgtcaataatcaaaaaaaatatagtatattactGTTAATAGTGTAACTCTCGCGAATTTCTCATCAACAAGTAAAAAATAGGCTTAGTTAGTCTTCtagtatttttacaatgtttcAAATATGAATCGACAACATTTCTAGAAACAACTTCTACTAAGTTTAGACAACAAAGGATAATTCCgattgataaatttaatagatatGTCCCTCCAATAAATGAGTCGTATAATTCgtgtttattatgaaattattcatacagatttttaaagtaatcttCAGTACATCCTCGTAGATccgtaaatattattgttttcctAGAATCAGTTCATAGTAAGTGTCATTGTATTCCCTTtcaaaaactataatataaagaattaaGAAGGAAGTACCCCAGCTGTTCCTAATACAATATGCGATGCGAACAGAGCTGAATCCTTTTGGTAACTCAATGTGTAGTATAAAACGGTCATACTAGTTGCTCCCATCATCATATGTGCCAATACTATGGCCGCAGCAGCAAACCTCTTCCTCATATACAAATTTTTTGGCTGGTcaaccaaaataattttgacgGGACCCATGAATTCAATAATGTCTTTACCAGCGTCATCTCCCTTAACGCACTCAAGGTTGCAACCACGTCCTgccatttttatgaaataattaatacattaaagtAAAAGGAAAATTCTACATGTTTCTTCTGTCAAGTTGGAATGTCAAGTGTCTGATAATAAATCCTTGGATGATAAAGTTCTTTGCACTATGTCTAGTTGTTTCTGGCTTAGTGAGTCATAGAGAGCTATCATCGTAATCCTACAGATTTCGTGAAAATTGATCGTTACATGTAGCCTTTTTAACGAATATTGTCCGATCttgttaatgaaaattttCACCCTAGTTTATGTAGGTAAGTTATAGTAGTAGGTACATATTACGAAATGAATATAATAGTCCTTAGTCCAATTGGTATGAAATTTATCTATAAACTagcaaaatttttaaaactattaagaaaataatggcTAACATAGATAGAAAGGGcggcacttgcgagccttctggcattgtgagtgtccatgggcggcggtatcacttaacatcaaatgAGCCTCCTGAACGTTTGCctcttattacataaaaaaaattctagcTAAACACATGCTAGCTCTGTAGGGAATCAAACCCAGATTTGATGGCTTTAGTGTTTCGTGTAGGTGCGGTTAAGATACGAGTTTATGCATCATGtacgaaattataaaaaaatatctctaatatttcattacacaTAACATCTTAATCATTCTAAGAAGTAAGCCCAATTTGTAGTTCGACCTCATATTTTCGTGCAGCCGcaaggaataataaaaaacattttccatTAACGTTTCCTCCCAACCTTTATAgcttcatttatatttatatgtgaaAAAAGCGAAACCGTGTAgctttatagtaataaaatgtaatgagGGTGGTCCGAGATCGCTATTGTTTTGGTACTCCGAGAGAAAGTAATTTTGTTGGGATTACGCTATCCGCGAATGAGCCCTGAAACATGGTCACTTAATGCCAAGAAACCAAGGGCATGTCTAATGAAGTTTTTATTAGTCGTAAAACTACTGTTCCTTAGAATATATGAACTATTACTTTGCCGCAGTGTATCTGTATAATAGtgttaaaactatttacgACTTTACAAATATCtgaataaaacctttttttaattaataacggtgaaataattacgttattattttaattacatttttgttatggACCGCAAATTATAATGACATATTTACATACTTCTCTATTACACCTACATTAtacatgtattatatataatataagaattcgATGACGTAAGCTTCAAATGATATTTTGAccatatataacattttaaaaacataaaacatggGACTGTATATATACGAGTATACTAACTTAATCACATTATAGGAAATACGCCAACTAACGTGtgtgataaatttattaaaaaatctcttaaacacacaaataattaaaaaagcattaataaattattatcatctTCATTAAGTACAGTAATATTTCTTATGATTTTcagtcattttaaaaattgaaacaaaatatgGAAACTGACTGAATTTATAGGGAATCAAAATTTCTTTATACTAATTGCAAAGCGTAAATCCGatagcaaataaaatattgataccgtaacgaaacaaaacaaacttaaattaCAATCACTGTTTTAACACTGTAAAGGAATTAGTTATGCTTATGTTCTAAtgggaaattattatttgtcaaattgtTGTGGCGACGTCGAGGTTTAAGGTTTAAGACCAGTCCAACAAGACTGGTAAACAATTCCCCCTTTTGGTAGGaggttcttaatttaaaatgtgaaGTACGCgcattgttatttttagtttagtattaCTGTATACAACCGCTTCagcaaaaacaataatattttagccAGTTAAATACCAGTTAtttccatatttaaaaatctactgATTGTGTCTTGTGATAGCTGTTGGTTGGCTGGTTCGAagcagtttatttaaaaacctagTATTATGAAGTTGGAGTTAGATAACCgaagtcaaataaaaaaaaacataaatgtcaaaagtttGGCTTTTAAATCTAACAGTGCTGTGTGAAGGCTTctgtaaaactatattatttccCTGTTTAGGGAACTCGTTTTATTACCCCAATCTTACACGCTTCATTCCTCTCCGTTACTATGACTTTACGAACCACGACtgcattaaacattttaaaatatagccaGCAGTTACTTATTGATGTCTAGCTCGAATCAATTATTGAAACTCCATAAAATATAACCTAAAGGATTAATTCGATCGAACCAATTACCAGTGGTCACGACGCCATATGATTCAtgaagtattaaataaatcaacaaccGACTGTGGTCGATAAATAtgcaaatttataaagaaatttcaattagtttttaatcaaCTTTTTCACAGAAAACACCCACTCGTTTTTCATGCTAATGTTGTAATTTGTTCTTCGTAGAAAACCATTACACATAGTAAAACATTGCATGTTGCAgttcgaatttaaaaaaaccgtAGATCTTGTTTATAGGCGTCAAAGACTAcgaaaaatgtatatgtatttttattaatggatttttctttttatcggAATAACAGCAACATTACATAACACTGTAACCCCCTAACCACAGAttcattattcaaatatatcttAAAGTTGTCGAAAAGTACTATATAAGTATTAGGTACCCCAGCATTAGAGGAATCGCTTAAAAGCATTGTCTTGTTTCGTTGCGAAATGAGATGTACGAAGTTCCAAGTGTCTTTGAGCATGTTTAGAAGCTACTGTgctcatattatattatttgcaaaGTGAAGTGGAATAAGTACTTAGGAAAATGGATCACGATTGAAATACTCGGAGAATTGAATTGTTAtgagttataaatttattattcgaTCATTGTAAGTTACGGTATTTttggaaattaataaaatgtatttaaattccaCACTTTTTTACTTTAGAGATAAATTCATACTTGTCCAagtctattatatattctgtttattttaattaagattctATATCCCCTAGGTGGGACAAAGGGGTATCCatgaaaatcataaaaaaaattataaccagAAGCGATAAATTTTCAATAGAACAACTGAAGTGTACTTATTTCCTTCAACAAACAACTAAgtctactaaaaatattacctaaagattttaaaagctATACAGATAGAacataatatagattttttttaatatcaccaCTTTggtaaaatttcaattttgaaATTTCAAACAAAGCTTGGATTTggtaattatagtttaaattatctattaagTGTTTTGTTGTCGTTACGTATCAGCCTATTAACAAAGTATTTTGTGTAGAGAGTCGAAATGTTTGTGCTgcgttaattttataacatactaaaaataatataatattaggtccttacatatgaaattggcgttttgtatgggaggaacaaaatatttttcgattCGATTCGATttgtcgaatatttttaaatataatatatttaattaatcaaagtatgaaccattgttttctatgcacttttgccatctcataggtagttcattgatccctttactaaataaaccagtcggacgggagacaataaaatctgtgaaggcgatttggactgccccatcagagtgaatttttttcccttgcaagaagtgtccaaatttcgaaaaacatggtaatctgttggagcaaggtccgggtaGTACggtggatgtcttagacattccttCATTTCAaatgaagctcttctaatttggtagccgtctgttgtgcagtgtgtggtttAGCGTtatcgtgaagtagcagtggcgtggagcgattgaccagcctaggttgtttagccgctagcttttccatcatggttcgcaattgctgacaatagacatcagccgtaatagtctggccagatttgagagaactgcaatgaacaataccggcactagtccaccaaacgctgacaagtaacttttttggggttaactttcgcttggggcaggatttagctggctggccaggatccaaccattgcgctgagcgcttccggttatcgtaaagaatccatttttcatcacaggttaTTGATGATTcagattcggtttaaaataccttcattattgtgccggttcagtaaagtaacgcagcagtcgacgcgcgtttgccggtttgcttcagtcaattcgtgaggtacctacctttcaagatttttaatcttcccaatttgcttcaagtgaattaaaacagttttatcactaacacctcagcctgcagctaactcggacgtggtttgcgatggatccgcttccacaatagccttcaatacttcattatcaacttgggtctcaggccgtccacggggtttgttctgcaggtcgaaatttccaaaacgaaaacgttggaaccaaaaacgaactgtattttcttttgcaacatgaccgccatacacatcattcacccttcgagtcgtttccgcagcactagtgccacggtggaactcgtactcgtaaataatgcgatactttaacaaagaggagaacatcatGATTAAAGTGgacagtacgaaatacgccaatttcatatgtaaggacctactatatataatataaaagaattttatCAGTATCATCATCCATTTCTGGAGGTAGGCCTTCTCCATTTCCTACAGTACGTCTAGCACTGGCCTTTTTGTTTCCACTGGGACCCAACTTCCTTGGCGATGTAGTCAGTCCACCTAGTCGGCGGATCGCCGCGCGGTCTTTTATTCTGCCGAGGTATCCATTCAAGGAGCCTGCGGGTGCTTGTCCATGCGCGCTATGTACCTGCCCATCGCCACTTAGATGTTGCGACAGCCCTTACTACGTCTTATCACGAATTGGTCCATTTCGTACGCGATCGCGAAGGGAGATTCCAGGCATTACGCGCTCCATCGCTAGCTGCCCGACTCTCCGACGCTTTCAGCCGTTTGTAAGAGCGTAATGGTTTCGGCTCCATAAATAAAGACCGACAGTATGCACTGATTGaagacttttataaatatagtttatcaTGCTAGTTTCAAATAATGTAGATAGTAACCTGCGAGCGATTTAAAACTACATTACTACTATAGgtccataatatatataaaaatcatataactTGTTTTTAACGGTTTTCGCTCTTCCAAGTCACCTTTTACGACCATGTTATCTCGAAGATATCTTAAtaggtttttatattaatttgcatGTAACATAACCTGTGTTGCCATAAAGGCTATGTATCACgctactttatattttatcacgTCTATAATCTATGGACATTGTATTGCCTCTGGTGTTGCCATAAATTTCATACCGTTTCAGCAATAATAGTACCTATAAAGTTCACTTTGACAAGCAAAAAGTAATAAACGCGCATAGTTGAACATTCACCAAACTGTGAAACTTTATTAGCCGATGTAAaatcaaaaatgttattaccAAAATACTTATCTCTTAGATGCTAACATAAAAGGTAAAAGAAGGTccgtaattaaaaagaaatcattGGCGCTACgtcatttttaggtctgggccttaaaTTACCATTTGTTATTCGAATAGgtatgtaggtgatcagccttctatgcctgacgcatagtaaaaatcataaagtaataatcaatatttttaaaattttcaattttgttataatttttttctttatgtaaCGCATTAATTTTGCatcttttactttttaacCATTTTCGGAATTTCTTTCGTTTCGGGATTCTTAAAAAACTTGTTTTAGCGGCAGCCGGTTTCTCTGTGAAACgtttattaaatctataactttatcttattttgtaatgttagcaatataacaaaaaatatataacatacatattttttatggtttaaaccaatttatatagtatatgcttttattataaatcatcGAAATACATACAGCTTGCCAAGAAACTAGAGTTTTTCATGCTAAATATTCCTTAACcgcaaaacaaatgaatatatgtatgtatatatatatatagttataaacaGTGTCGTCCAGTTAAACACGACGAAGCTCTGTTTGTCAATTTATAATCAACATGTGCCAATTTATACCAGGTACACGACCTAATTACTAAACAACACACAAACACTTCACTAAGAACGTTAACATAAGctaatagttaattttaaatttcaaatttcacTTCCGGCTATGGacattatatttgtgtttttacaGGACTAGAGACGCCCACGCAGAATTTTTATCACTTGAATCGCAGGAACAATGCATTTTTTCAACCAAACTTATTTTGAAGATCGCACTAGTTAGGATATAacgcttttataaaattatgtgttttatggcagacatttttaaaaaacttaaaatattttaatatagaccTCGACTTGACATATAGTGTatagacattatttttctttcgaACAGATCATcgctatatatatttgaataactaTTCAATTAGAACAAGTATCGAATAAAGTTGTCAGCACAATCTTAACTGTCATTTTAACTGCTCAGTAAACCTAttcagtttttgttttatttaaccaagGCGAATGTAGGTTCATTGTTGTCCTATCCATTGTTGTCGAGCTATTTTCATTCAGCTCTTTTATTCTCATTCAAACACTTACATATTGTCTTATTAACGCTAATGCGTCAGAAGAGGACTTTTGAATAGGCGTTACTGCCACTGGCGGCTCGCAATTGGAACGAAGATTTATGATAAAGTAGATTATGGTGGAACGTATGCgtagtacattttatttaaatgcgGTTCTTGTATTATGCATTTATATACGAATGATTATAGTGAGTAGTGGTTCATTTtttatagagcagtgttggcctagtagcgtGTTACGAGGGTTAGTTAGTTCTCCGCAAAAGCGAAAAAATACACCGACTGAAAACAAGCGACGAGGAATTTCCCGTTCCGTTCGATGTCACTCATCTGACATATGTTGATTAAACTCAGGCATTATGATagaactttttttattctcattt
This is a stretch of genomic DNA from Pieris brassicae chromosome 1, ilPieBrab1.1, whole genome shotgun sequence. It encodes these proteins:
- the LOC123711904 gene encoding uncharacterized protein LOC123711904, with amino-acid sequence MAGRGCNLECVKGDDAGKDIIEFMGPVKIILVDQPKNLYMRKRFAAAAIVLAHMMMGATSMTVLYYTLSYQKDSALFASHIVLGTAGLQLCMPSGILALHKLAGSTAVLRLPHRPFEHFWLQCFAIICGVLSALASFFFGDFKITVHSVTGVAATSIAILNAIFGIIVYDYSGTRIDHTELGSARQFVYKAHKFLGMISFTVSSACFISGLLKETFVKWAPVVEIPYITVIFCVCYTLVVLYKPLREH